In the genome of Planococcus donghaensis, the window AAAGCTTTTCTACGTAACGAGAGGACAGACTTTTTATACTTAGTAGTCAAAATCGCATAAGTCGACTTTTAGTTTTTTGAATATTGACAATTCTTTATAAAAGCCTACTATGTTAAGTAACAGCATAAAACGTATTAGTGATTTTAAAACGGTATTAAAATTGCCTTTTAAAAGGAGGAGAGACCGAGATGAGTAAAATGAAAAATTATCATTTCGGCTCAATAATCGAGGGGAAAGAACTAGAAAAAGGTGAGCGTCCCGAAGTTGAAATCCGCAATCCATATAATGCTGAAGTAATTGGAAAGGTTTTTTACGCTACTCCACAAGATGTGGAGAACGCAGTTACTAGTGCACATCGTATTTATTTAAAAACAATGAGGAAGATGCCAACACATAAACGTGCTGAAATTTTGCGGAAAACAGCTGACTTACTGGAAAGTGAAAAAGACCAATTTGCACACCTGTTAACTGTAGAAAGTGGAAAACCAATCAAAGCGAGTCGCCTAGAAGTAGCTTATGCGGCTCAAGTATTGCGTTTTGCTTCACAAGCTACCAAGTCAATTTACGAAGAACCGATGTCATTAAATCACGTGGTTGGAAAAAGGCATTTAGGAATAGTTAAAAGAGTATCGCTAGGCGTCATCGCAATCAGTTTGCCTATTAATTATCCGTTCACTTTGTTGTTATATAAAATGGCTCCCGCAATTGCGGCAGGTAACACCATTGTCTTGAATCCTACTGCGACCGCCGCCTATTCAACGGGCCTACTTTATCGGTTGTTTGAAAAAGCAGGTATGCCAAGAGGAGCTATCAATATTGTTACCGGACCCCAACAAAGTTTAATAGAAAATTTGAGGAATCACCCGAAAGTGAAGCGTTTGATTTGCACTAAAAGCAGTGCTGCCACTTGGAAAGAAAAAGACAACAACGTAAAGAACAAAATTTTGCTAGATTTCAAAACGAAGAATCCTACAATTGTCTTTGATAAAGCTGATTTGGATTTTGCGATCACCACCATTGTGACGGAAGGGTTACTGTATACAGATCGGTCAATTATGTCTGCTCAGCATGTCTTCGTGCAAAAAGGAGTGTATGAAAAATTTATAGAAGCGCTCATGAAAAAAGTACAAACCCTTAAAGTTGGAGATCCTCTAGATGACACAGTAGACATTGGTCCTATGGCGACTTTAACAGCTGCAGAAAAAGCAGAAACGTGGGTTAAAAAGATGGTTGAAAGAGGGGTGACGGTATTGATTGGCGGCAGTCGAAACCATACCATGATGGAACCTACGATTATTAGTGGGGTCAAAGCAGACAAGTCAGTAGGTCATGTGATTTCCCATGCCCCCATTATTAGTATTATGCCTTTTTACAAAAAAGAAGAAGTAATGGCTTATATGAACGACGCCGGGGCTGTTTTACATTCAGGTGTATTTACTAGAAATAACAAAGGAGCAACTCGAAAAGAAGAAGTCAATCTCGCTATTGAAGAAATGACAGCGGTAAAACTGATTGGCCATAACTTGTTATGAGATTTTGAGACTACTTTTAAAATCTATTTGTAAAAGGAGAATAATTATGATTAAAAAACTGTTTCCTTATTTGAACTTTGATGGGAATGGAAGAGAAGCGGCATATTTTTACACTGAAGTGTTAGGCGGCGAGTTAGTAAGCCTAATGACGTTTGGTGATGCAAATGAAGAAGATGTGGAGGGTATGCCGGATGAAGCTAAAAACTTAGTGATGAATGCTCAAATTGATTTGAAAAACGGAGATATGTTAATGATTTCAGATGTAGTACCTAGCCTCGGAATGTCAGAATTTAAACAAGGGAACAATATATCTGTTACCTTGTTTTTAGATGATATCGAAGAAGCTCGAGCTGTTTTCAATAAATTGGCTGAAGGCGGAAACATTGTCATGAAATTGCAGGAAACTTTTTGGACGCCCTTGTATGGCAGTTTGACCGATAAGTTTGGAATCGACTGGCAAATTTCAGTTGAACCCAAAACAAATTAAAACGGCCGGTCAAATGGAAAAGCTAGTACTGGTAAGATTCTTTTAAGCTGAATTTCAAACAGTCTAAGAACATAAGAAGAAAGACTTGCATTCTGGTCTCTAAAGCACCTATAATGTAAAACATTGATTCACTATAAAAAGAACAATTTATTCACTTTTTCTTAGTTTTTATTGAAGAGAAAAATTACATGATGATAAATAGTCTAAAGGTGACGTGCAGCTGCACGCCCTTTTTTTGTGGGATGAACAAAATAGTTTGGCTGGGGCTTGCCTCAGGATTGGAGTTTGGTTATGAATAAATGGATGAGATTGTTAATTATTTTTATTTCCTCAATCGTTCTTGGTGTTGCGTTTAATATGTTTTTACTGCCACATGAAATATTAGCAGGTGGGGTCACAGGGATTGCCATGATGCTCGGTTTGATCACCCCTTTAAATGCGGGACTGTGGATGATTATCTTAAATATCCCGATTTTGGTTGTTGGATGGATGAAGCTTGGCAAAAACTTTATCGCCAATAGCTTGTTTTCAGTTGTTGTGACATCGATCTCTATGTTGTATATTCCCGTTGTTCAAATAACAGAAGATGCTCTACTTTCGACTGTATTTGGTGGCGTTATTGCCGGAGCTTCTATGGGTGTTATTATTCGTTATTATAGTTCAACAGGTGGATTTGACGTTATTGGTTTGTTGTTATCGATGAAGCGAGACATTCCTTTAGGCGCACTTGTATTTGTTCTTAATAGTGCAGTTGTTTTTGTTTCTGGATTTGTGTTCTCGTGGGAACTAGCGATGTATACGATGGCTTCGATTTACATTTCTGGACTGGTTATTGACCGTGTCCATACACGTCACATCAAACTCAGCTTGATGGTTGTCACAAGTCAAGGAGACGTGGTTAAAAAAGAGTTGCTTGATAATTTATATAGAGGCATTACTGTAGTAGACGGTGAAGGTGCTTATTCATCTGCTAAAGTAAAAGTTCTTTATAGTGTGATTGGCCGTCATGAGTTAGCATTCGTCCGTCCACTCATTAAAAACATTGATCCCAATGCATTTGTTAGCATTAGCGAGACAATGGAAGTTATGGGGAATTTCCGGAAAGACGATAATTTTATGAAAAATCCAATGTTAAAAAGCTCTTCAGTTTCCTAAACTGAAGAGCTTTTTTTCAACGAGATGAACCTATTATTGAAACAGTAAGTAATCAGCTTCTAAAATGAAATCGTTGCTAATGTCGATAAACAAATAGCAATCGTCAGATAACGGAAAGCTGAATGTCCGAATCATTTTAGTTGTTTCGATATCAGAATATACGTCGGATAAAATGCCTTTATGCAAGGTTTTCATTTGCATTGTGTTTTCTAGAAAATAAGGGCGGAATGCCCAGTGGGAGCCAATATGATCTGATTCAAAAACCCATTGACCTTGTCGCTTTTGAAAGTTAGAAGACACTTGCCGACCATCACTATTGCATATATACACTCGGAAGCTTTCTTTATCAAATGATTCTGCTATAGCTTCGATAAACTGATCCGCTGCGTTGGAACCATGCCATTTCGATAGGAGTTTCTTCACTTTTTCTTCTAAGCTGACTGTAAATACGTGACGTTGTTGAATCAACGATTTTTCTCGTTGCACAAAGGTGGTGATTTTTTCGTCAACAGCGCATGTGTCAAAGTTCTCGACTGGAAGTTCAAAAGCAGGTTTTGCCAAATAAAAACCTTGGTAATAATGGCCGCCATTTTTCCATGCGAAGTATAATTGGTAACCATCTTCAATATTTTCATAAGAAAGTTTTGCGCCAATTCGCCGAGCTAATACGGTTAGTGTTTGAACAACGTCTTGAAATGCCTCAGGATTAGCATTACGAACAAGACTTGTATCTACTTTTAATATATGGGGACGAAGTTGACGGATTCTATCAATATTAGAGCTTTTGGCTCCTGCATGATCTACCGCAATTTGAATGCCGTAGGTTTTGTAATACATTAGTAAATGATGAAGTGTATCAAAATCCTCATCAAAATCATGTTCGGTAATTTCTAATACTATGCGGTTCATCGAGAATCCTTTTTTTTCAAATGCTTGTAGCGTTTCTAAAAAATCTTCCCCGCTATTGATCAATAATTGTTGGGCATTTCGATTGATAAACAATAGTCTATCGTTATTTGAATCGAGCATTTGATGAATCGCGAGCTCTAATAGATGCTGATCGACTACCACTTTGTATTCATCGGGTACGTCGGTATCGTGAAAAAAATCACCTAAACTAATCCACTCGTTTTCAAAATAGAAACGCCCTAAAACTTCATAACCAATTACGGTATGTTTAACCGCACTAACGATGGGTTGATAAGCAGGCTTTACATCAGATAAATTTTCAAGAATGTCTAGCGGGTCCATAGTAATTGCTCCTTTACTGCAAATCTATCGTCTATATAAAAAATTACATAATCATGAAAAAGTAAACAACGACCATCATAATCATGATCGCCAGCATAGAGGAAATCAAAGTGATATGCATATTCGACGGTGTGAATGTTTCATTTATAAGTTGTTGACGCTTTTTTTTGTAATTTTGAGTTGCTGAAAAAATAACAACGAGACCGAAAATACAGGCGAAAATTCCAAGTGCAATCGTGAAAGTATCTACAAAAGAATTACGCGTGACACCCATCGTAAAGTGCAAACTAGTCGCCAGAAAACCAACGCCAACGATTGAAATAACAGTTCGAATCCACGCTAAGTATGTACGTTCATTAGCAAGATGCTGTTGTGTATAAGTTAACTGGTTTTTTTCTTTTTTATAAGACTGACGGGACATTCCATTCTCTCCTTACCGTAATTATCGACTTTTAAAATCTTTAACGAGTTGGATTCGAGAAAAATCATGTGGTTCTAGTATAAATGAATCGACAATAAAAAGGAATTTAGAAAGATGTGCAGAAAGGCTAGGTTAATGCATAAACGTTTGCAATTGTATTGAAGAAAGATCGTGTAAAAGATTTATTAAGTTCTTGTCAATTTCACCAATTACTAAGTTTCAAAGGATATAGTTAAGGGGAAATTTAACTTAGCTTTGAAAAGGGGGTTGAACTAGTTGGGAAAAAAACCGTTTAGTTTATTGGTTTTACTGATTATCAGTCTAGTTGTTTCAATGAATTCAAAAGTGGCATGGGGAAAATCGAGAGAAGTAGAAGTTAACCCCAATCGGTTTTTGAATATTGCTCATCGTGGAGCATCGGGGCATGCGCCTGAACACACAATGTTTGCGTATCAATTGGGCAAAGAAATGCACGGTGATTACATCGAAGTGGATTTGCAAATGACAAAAGATGGTGTGTTGATTGCGATGCATGATGAAAAAGTGGATCGAACGACTAACGGATCAGGTTACGTAAAAGACATGACACTTGCTGACATCAAAAAATTAGATGCGGGTTCGTGGTTTAACGCAGCTTACCCTGAAAAATCCCAGTCGCAATACGAAGGAGTAAAAGTGCCAACTCTCGAAGAAGTGATTGAAACTTTCGGAAAAAACTCTCGCTATTACATTGAAACAAAAGCACCAGAGGTTTACCCAGGGATGGAAAAGGAATTAGTAAGGGTTTTAAAAAAGCATAAGTTGAATGGTCAAAATACACAATCTAGTAAAGTAATCGTACAGTCTTTTAGCCAGGAAAGCTTACTCGAAATGAATAGCCTTGCTCCAGAAATTCCTTTAGTTCAACTGATTTCGTACTCGAAACCAGCATTGATTTCAGATGCAGAACTAACGATTATCAAAGAATATGCGATTGGTGTAGGCATGAACCATAAGAGAATAGATAGAGCTTATGTAGAGCAAGTACGACATCATGGCTTATTAATCCACCCATATACCGTTAACAAGCGTGCGGATATGGAACGCTTAATGGAGTGGGGTGTAACGGGGATGTTCACCAATTATCCAGATGTTTTAGAAGCTGTATTGAAAAATAAGTAAGAGTAGACATATGTTCGAATTTTAAAAAATTAATAAATTTAATAAAATCGTCAAGACAATTGTAAGAATGATTGAAATAAGTAAGCTGCCGATACAAGAGATTCGCATATGGATTCCACCTTTTTTATGATAGTATCAATTACCCTACACGCTAAACAAATAAAACGCCCAAAGCAATTTGCTTTGGGCGTTTTATTCGATAAATTCAAGATCTTTGATCCAAGTAGATAAGTGGACTTTAGTAGCATCATTTAAATTTTCATCAATATTTTTTAATAAATCCATTTCGTAATTTTTCTCATTAGAGCTTTTAACAAAAGTGGTTGTAAAAGCAGGGTTTTCTAAAGTGATGGAACTTGAATTTGCTGTTACCTTTTTGACGATATCCAGATGCAAAATCGCACCAATTTGGCGATCTAGTCCGTCTTGACCCGATAAAAAATTGCCAAGTGAGTAGATAACAAAAGCTCTTCGACCGTCTGCTGTGTCTATCCATTCGGGTGGCTGTAGCACGTGAGGGTGGTGACCCAAAATGATATCGGCACCATTAGTAGCAGAAAAATGAGCCAATTCGATCTGCTCAGCATTTGGCATACTTTGATATTCTTGTCCAAAATGCAGGCTTAAAACGACGATATCAGATACTTCTCTGGCACGTTTTATATCTTGTTGGATGACTAAAGGATCAATTCGGTTAACCAAGTAATCCATTCCGCCAGGGGTAGGAATTCCGTTTGTTCCATACGTATAGGCCAAGAAAGAAAAAGTGATATTGTTTCGTGTCACTAATGTCACTTTCGCTCGCTCTTCGTCCGATAAAGCAGAGCCCGTATGCACCATTCCAATTTGATCCCAGTAACGAATGGCATTTTCGATAGCCGGGAGCCCTCGATCTAGGGTATGGTTATTTGCCAGTGTGACAACATCTACGCCAGAATTTTTCAAAGCAGCGCCTATCTCATAAGGGCTATTAAAGGCAGGGTAAGTCGATAGTCCAATTTCGCTGCCGCCAACTATACTCTCAGAATTGGCGATGGTGAGATCAGCTTGTTGGAGATAAGGTGTTACTTTTTCAAGCATTGGATTAAAGTCAAAGCGGTTCTCACTTTTAGCATCTAAGTATACTCGTTCATGAATGAGTATATCTCCAATAGCAGATAGCGAAGCAGCGTATTCTAAGTTCAGCTCTGAAGGGCTAGTAGCAACTGGGAAATTTCGGTCTTTAAAAACAGTTGGCTTGCTTTCGTCGGCGTTAGTAGAGGCTGAACATCCAATCAGAAGGAAGGTTGCAGCAATTACTAATAGAAAAAAAGAGACTTTGCTGAAGTTCACTTTTCTCACTCCATAAATTTAGTAAGATCTTGAGCACTTCCTATATGTAAAAGTCGCTTTGGTTTCATGCATCCACTTGAACGGAACTAAAAGATACAGAATCCATGGGCGGAGTTTCTATTTTACGGCAATTGGAATAAGAGTTGGTCATCAGTTGGATCTTCCTCTATAGATTACTACTTTTAACAAGGTTTAACTAGATAGGAAAGCGGAAAAAAGAATTATATTTCTTATCATAAGAAAGGCGGAGGAGGAGGTTGTGAGTTTGAATGTCAACTTATTCTCAAATTTAAAAAACCCATCTCTTGAAAGGATGAGTTTTGATGAGAGTTATGGTTCTTTGTGTCGTTGTTGTTTGTCTTTAAAAACAAAGTATTTAATCATGAAAAAACTAGCTACAAAAGATGCAAACATCGCAAGTCCTTTTGAAAAGTTTAAACGAATCCAACTAGGCATATCAATAAATTGAAGCAATAGATTAAATGCTAAAAAAACGCCGTTATTGATCAGTAAGCTAAAGAGGCCTTGCAGGACAAAGAAGAATATTTGCTTTCGATTGCCTCTAGCAGAGCGGCGGAAAGTAATTCTAGAATTCCAAAAGTAACTATTACTGATCGCTAAACAATAGGCAATTGTATTAAATAACGTTAATATTCCGCTGTGATCAGTAGGATATAACAGCAATAACAAGTTGAGTGAGCCAATATCGACAGCTGCATTGGAAATGCCAATAATGGTGAATTGCAGTGTCTGGATAGGTGCCTTGTGTTTGCGGCTGTTCTCCATTTCAACACCCTATTCCGCGAAACTTTAGTATTCTCAATCCATCGCCTGATAAGAATCTACTGTTTTGGCTTCTGCCACTTGTTTGTATAAATCACGAATTTGTTCTGCCACAGCAGTCCATCCGAGATCTGCTACGTCAAGTAAAGCTTGTTGCGCGAGCTGTTGACGAAAATTTTTGTCTTCAAGTTGAAGAATGGTTTGTTTAAAACTTTCTGGATTTTTCGAGTCGTAGAGTAAGCCGTTTTTGCGATCTGTCACTTGTTCTTTTGTTGGGCCACTCTCAGCAGCAACTACCGGCAATCCTGAAGCCATTGCTTCCATAATCACTAATCCTAATGTTTCTGTCGTGGAAGGGAAGACAAATACATCTGCAGAAGCAAAAGCTGAAGCCAATTCATTGCCATGGAGAAACCCAGTAAACACAGTGTGAGTATCTTGAAAATAAATTTCGAGTTCTTTTCTATGAGGACCATCACCGACGATGGCCAAACAAAACTGATCTGAAATTAGTAAAACGTCTCGAATTTTTTCAATTTCTTTTTCTGCAGCTAGTCGTCCAACATAAATCAGCAAAATTTTATGGTCTTGCCCATTAGTTAAACGACAGCGCATCTCTGCCGTAGCTTGTTTCGGATGAAATGTCTCAGTGTCAACGCCACGTTTCCAAACATGCAATCGCTCAAACCCCTTTTCTTCCAATTCATTTAATACAGTTCGAGACGTGCATAAATTTAAGTCGGCAGCATTGTGCATTTTTTTCATAAACCACCACATAATCCAATCTAGTTTTCCGAGATTATAATAGGCCATGTATTGAGGAATATTCGTGTGATAAGACGCAACCATAGGAATCGCTAACTTTTTAGCATACGTAACACCTGAATAGCCGACCACAGCAGGATTAACGACATGTACGACATCCGGATCAAATTCCATCATGTATTTTTTAACGCGACGATTTGGAAAAGCGAACTTTTTTGAACGATAAAAAGGGAATGCGAATGCGGGAATTCCTTTTACTGGAGCTCCATCAAATTCCTTTACCCCTAAATCAGGTGCGATAATTTGGATTTCGTGACCGTCTCTATGCAACCAACGAATGCAAGCTGTTAATCTCGTAACAATGCCATCTGTTGAAGGTAGGAAAGTTTCAGTAACAATTAGGATTTTCATAGAAACAGCTCCTTTCTATGAACAAGAACTTAGCAACCGTCATTTACTTCCACTTAACGGTTGGCAAGACATTATTTTTGATAACGCGATCTTTGTGAACTAGGACTGTTTTTAATATTTCTCGAATAACCTCTTCAGTCAGTAAATGAGGTTTTAACCCCAAATCCAATAAATTTGTGTTAACCGCTTCATAAAAATGTTCTTCTTTTTCAATACGTGGATTTTCCAGATGGCTAATACCTACAGTTAATCCTTCTGCTGCTGCGACCTTTTGTACCATTTGTGCCAATTCCATTACGGAAAAATCCTCTGTAAATTGGTTAAATACACGAAATTCACCAGGTTCAGCTGGGTTCTCCGCAGCAATTTCAATACAGCGCACTGTATCTTCGATATTTAAAAATCCGCGTGTTTGCCCGCCTGTGCCATATACAGTCAGGTCATGCTCTGTCGCCGCTTGAATAATGAATCGATTTAAAGCGGTGCCAAAAACCGAGTCATAGTCAAGACGATTTGTCAGAATGGGGTCTAATCTGGTTTCTTTTGTAGAAAGTCCGTAGACGATTCCTTGGTTTAAATCCGTTGCTCGTATTCCCCACACTCTACAGGCGAACATAATGTTATGACTATCATGCACTTTAGATAGATGGTAATAAGAACCCGGTTGTTTAGGAAAGGGTAAACGATCTTTTCGACCTTTATGTTCGATTTCTATATATCCTTCTTCAATGGGAATATTGGGAGTTCCATATTCACCCATGGTTCCGAGTTTGATCAAATGACAGTCTGGAACAATGTCTTTTATGCCATACAGCACATTGAGCGTACCGACGACATTGTTTACTTGGGTGAATACAGCATGTTCGCGATCAATCATAGAGTAGGGGGCAGATCGCTGTTCAGCAAAATGAACAAAGGCTTCGGGTTGTTCTTGTTCTAGCACCCTTTTTAAAAACTCGAAATCCTGTAAATCGCCCTCGTATGTACGCATCACTTGGCCAGTCAGTTCTTGCCATTTGTTTATGCGCTCTTCAAGAGATGCAATGGGCGTAAGCGAATTGGAAGCCAGTTCTTCATCCATTTTTCTTCTGACCATATTATCGATGATGGAAACATCATGTCCTTGTTGAGATAAATGCAAAGCAGTTGGCCAGCCACAAAATCCATCTCCTCCAGCAACAATAATCTTCATCAAAATACCCCCGTTCTTTTTTCTGAATATTGTATATATATCTTTTGTACCACTTTGCTAATCGATATAAACCTGAAGCCTGAGAGAGCTCAAACAACGAATTTAAAGAATAAATTGAAGTAATACGGTGATAAAGACAATACCAGCGATAAAAGAGGGATAGCTACTATTTTTTTCTGCCGGCAATTCATCATTTAAAATATTTAAGATAATGCCTCCTGTTAGAAAGGCAGAGAAAAAGGCGATGTTCAAATCGGTAGTATCTGTTAAATGATAAAGTAACCAACCGATTAATACAGAAACAGCCAATACCCAACGGCCAATATTGGTATACAAATCTTCGTGTGTTAAATGCAATACGCGATTGTTGGCTACAAAATGAAATGAAAAAACCACAAAATAAATAATGTAATCGGGAATTTTATCTCCGCTCAAATCAACGAGTAAATAACCAATCAGTATGTTATACAAAGCAAATCCAAAAATTTCAAGAGCAAAAACATATGTGCTTGGTTGGGAGATGTTTTCTTCTCTTTCATTTTTGGCTCTTGATTTTTCATTTAATTGATTAATTCCATAGAAAAAAGCGATACCTGCAAGTGTCAATAAATAGGTGGAATACTCTAATTTCTCAATCCATGAAGGCAATTGGGCTATTTCAGCTACTTTCTGGTAATGTGTTAGCTCCGGAACTAAATGAAGAAAGACGTAAGCAATAGACCCTCCAGAAACAAACGACATCAATCTATCCTTTGGCTTTCGATCTAAAAATTTTATATAGTTCGTAAAAATATGAACAAACATAAATGCGATAATAATTGCCAAACTAAAATAAAACAAGAGCCACACCCCCTTCTACCAATTAGAAAGTGTATACCCTAATTTTTATTGCGCATTCGTCATGCTAAAAAAATCTTTAAACATTCATTGGATAGCGAGCGTAGTCTATGCTGGATTATGGGTATACATAAATAATTCATCTTTAAAGCAGAATGGAGATCCACTATG includes:
- a CDS encoding aldehyde dehydrogenase family protein, encoding MSKMKNYHFGSIIEGKELEKGERPEVEIRNPYNAEVIGKVFYATPQDVENAVTSAHRIYLKTMRKMPTHKRAEILRKTADLLESEKDQFAHLLTVESGKPIKASRLEVAYAAQVLRFASQATKSIYEEPMSLNHVVGKRHLGIVKRVSLGVIAISLPINYPFTLLLYKMAPAIAAGNTIVLNPTATAAYSTGLLYRLFEKAGMPRGAINIVTGPQQSLIENLRNHPKVKRLICTKSSAATWKEKDNNVKNKILLDFKTKNPTIVFDKADLDFAITTIVTEGLLYTDRSIMSAQHVFVQKGVYEKFIEALMKKVQTLKVGDPLDDTVDIGPMATLTAAEKAETWVKKMVERGVTVLIGGSRNHTMMEPTIISGVKADKSVGHVISHAPIISIMPFYKKEEVMAYMNDAGAVLHSGVFTRNNKGATRKEEVNLAIEEMTAVKLIGHNLL
- a CDS encoding CapA family protein, with the protein product MNFSKVSFFLLVIAATFLLIGCSASTNADESKPTVFKDRNFPVATSPSELNLEYAASLSAIGDILIHERVYLDAKSENRFDFNPMLEKVTPYLQQADLTIANSESIVGGSEIGLSTYPAFNSPYEIGAALKNSGVDVVTLANNHTLDRGLPAIENAIRYWDQIGMVHTGSALSDEERAKVTLVTRNNITFSFLAYTYGTNGIPTPGGMDYLVNRIDPLVIQQDIKRAREVSDIVVLSLHFGQEYQSMPNAEQIELAHFSATNGADIILGHHPHVLQPPEWIDTADGRRAFVIYSLGNFLSGQDGLDRQIGAILHLDIVKKVTANSSSITLENPAFTTTFVKSSNEKNYEMDLLKNIDENLNDATKVHLSTWIKDLEFIE
- a CDS encoding VOC family protein gives rise to the protein MIKKLFPYLNFDGNGREAAYFYTEVLGGELVSLMTFGDANEEDVEGMPDEAKNLVMNAQIDLKNGDMLMISDVVPSLGMSEFKQGNNISVTLFLDDIEEARAVFNKLAEGGNIVMKLQETFWTPLYGSLTDKFGIDWQISVEPKTN
- a CDS encoding NAD-dependent epimerase/dehydratase family protein, with product MKIIVAGGDGFCGWPTALHLSQQGHDVSIIDNMVRRKMDEELASNSLTPIASLEERINKWQELTGQVMRTYEGDLQDFEFLKRVLEQEQPEAFVHFAEQRSAPYSMIDREHAVFTQVNNVVGTLNVLYGIKDIVPDCHLIKLGTMGEYGTPNIPIEEGYIEIEHKGRKDRLPFPKQPGSYYHLSKVHDSHNIMFACRVWGIRATDLNQGIVYGLSTKETRLDPILTNRLDYDSVFGTALNRFIIQAATEHDLTVYGTGGQTRGFLNIEDTVRCIEIAAENPAEPGEFRVFNQFTEDFSVMELAQMVQKVAAAEGLTVGISHLENPRIEKEEHFYEAVNTNLLDLGLKPHLLTEEVIREILKTVLVHKDRVIKNNVLPTVKWK
- a CDS encoding YidH family protein produces the protein MSRQSYKKEKNQLTYTQQHLANERTYLAWIRTVISIVGVGFLATSLHFTMGVTRNSFVDTFTIALGIFACIFGLVVIFSATQNYKKKRQQLINETFTPSNMHITLISSMLAIMIMMVVVYFFMIM
- a CDS encoding EAL domain-containing protein; amino-acid sequence: MDPLDILENLSDVKPAYQPIVSAVKHTVIGYEVLGRFYFENEWISLGDFFHDTDVPDEYKVVVDQHLLELAIHQMLDSNNDRLLFINRNAQQLLINSGEDFLETLQAFEKKGFSMNRIVLEITEHDFDEDFDTLHHLLMYYKTYGIQIAVDHAGAKSSNIDRIRQLRPHILKVDTSLVRNANPEAFQDVVQTLTVLARRIGAKLSYENIEDGYQLYFAWKNGGHYYQGFYLAKPAFELPVENFDTCAVDEKITTFVQREKSLIQQRHVFTVSLEEKVKKLLSKWHGSNAADQFIEAIAESFDKESFRVYICNSDGRQVSSNFQKRQGQWVFESDHIGSHWAFRPYFLENTMQMKTLHKGILSDVYSDIETTKMIRTFSFPLSDDCYLFIDISNDFILEADYLLFQ
- a CDS encoding GtrA family protein, with the translated sequence MENSRKHKAPIQTLQFTIIGISNAAVDIGSLNLLLLLYPTDHSGILTLFNTIAYCLAISNSYFWNSRITFRRSARGNRKQIFFFVLQGLFSLLINNGVFLAFNLLLQFIDMPSWIRLNFSKGLAMFASFVASFFMIKYFVFKDKQQRHKEP
- a CDS encoding YitT family protein translates to MNKWMRLLIIFISSIVLGVAFNMFLLPHEILAGGVTGIAMMLGLITPLNAGLWMIILNIPILVVGWMKLGKNFIANSLFSVVVTSISMLYIPVVQITEDALLSTVFGGVIAGASMGVIIRYYSSTGGFDVIGLLLSMKRDIPLGALVFVLNSAVVFVSGFVFSWELAMYTMASIYISGLVIDRVHTRHIKLSLMVVTSQGDVVKKELLDNLYRGITVVDGEGAYSSAKVKVLYSVIGRHELAFVRPLIKNIDPNAFVSISETMEVMGNFRKDDNFMKNPMLKSSSVS
- a CDS encoding glycerophosphodiester phosphodiesterase, which gives rise to MNSKVAWGKSREVEVNPNRFLNIAHRGASGHAPEHTMFAYQLGKEMHGDYIEVDLQMTKDGVLIAMHDEKVDRTTNGSGYVKDMTLADIKKLDAGSWFNAAYPEKSQSQYEGVKVPTLEEVIETFGKNSRYYIETKAPEVYPGMEKELVRVLKKHKLNGQNTQSSKVIVQSFSQESLLEMNSLAPEIPLVQLISYSKPALISDAELTIIKEYAIGVGMNHKRIDRAYVEQVRHHGLLIHPYTVNKRADMERLMEWGVTGMFTNYPDVLEAVLKNK
- a CDS encoding glycosyltransferase family 4 protein, whose amino-acid sequence is MKILIVTETFLPSTDGIVTRLTACIRWLHRDGHEIQIIAPDLGVKEFDGAPVKGIPAFAFPFYRSKKFAFPNRRVKKYMMEFDPDVVHVVNPAVVGYSGVTYAKKLAIPMVASYHTNIPQYMAYYNLGKLDWIMWWFMKKMHNAADLNLCTSRTVLNELEEKGFERLHVWKRGVDTETFHPKQATAEMRCRLTNGQDHKILLIYVGRLAAEKEIEKIRDVLLISDQFCLAIVGDGPHRKELEIYFQDTHTVFTGFLHGNELASAFASADVFVFPSTTETLGLVIMEAMASGLPVVAAESGPTKEQVTDRKNGLLYDSKNPESFKQTILQLEDKNFRQQLAQQALLDVADLGWTAVAEQIRDLYKQVAEAKTVDSYQAMD